A region of uncultured Carboxylicivirga sp. DNA encodes the following proteins:
- a CDS encoding acyltransferase, producing MKNLLRKLYLKPVKFLIDYNIKLQFYHKFYLRNLFKINKGIIKYQNPIWCKQKLIVYGNGFLKMGKGCIWGYKRGGHYRNGCIEIQMRSNEAVIDIGESVVSNNNLFICAYNKIKIGSNTLIGLNVTIFDHEAHGIAPDKRREIGAIGKVLIGNNVWLGNNVTILKNTEIGDNSIVAAGAVVSGKFPENVIIGGIPAKIIREL from the coding sequence TTGAAGAATTTATTAAGAAAATTATATCTGAAACCTGTTAAATTTCTTATTGATTACAATATAAAACTTCAATTCTATCATAAGTTTTATTTACGTAATTTATTTAAAATAAATAAAGGAATTATAAAGTATCAAAACCCAATTTGGTGCAAGCAAAAGTTAATTGTTTATGGTAATGGTTTTCTTAAAATGGGAAAAGGTTGCATATGGGGATACAAGAGGGGGGGACATTATCGTAATGGTTGTATTGAAATACAAATGAGAAGTAATGAGGCGGTAATTGATATTGGGGAGAGTGTGGTTTCAAATAATAACCTGTTCATTTGTGCTTATAATAAAATTAAAATTGGAAGTAATACTTTAATAGGATTAAATGTTACCATCTTTGACCATGAAGCTCACGGTATTGCACCTGATAAACGAAGAGAAATAGGAGCTATAGGTAAAGTGTTGATTGGTAATAATGTTTGGCTGGGTAATAATGTAACAATACTTAAAAACACTGAAATAGGTGATAATTCCATTGTTGCAGCAGGAGCAGTCGTATCTGGAAAATTTCCTGAAAATGTTATAATTGGTGGGATTCCGGCTAAAATTATTAGAGAACTATAA